The sequence below is a genomic window from Mycobacteroides abscessus ATCC 19977.
GGGGTGCGTTGGCGCAAATACCCAGCGCCAAACCGAGCACGGTGCGGGTATCGGCAGGGTCGATGACTCCGTCGTCCCAGAGACGCGCCGTCGAGTAATACGGGTTGCCTTGTTGCTCATATTGTTCGCGTATCGGCGCCTTGAAGGCTTCTTGCTCGGCCTCGGTGAACTTCTTGCCCGACGCCGCGCTCTGATCCGCGCGCACCGTGGCCAGCACCGAGGCGGCCTGCTCACCGCCCATCACCGAAATGCGGGCATTCGGCCACATCCAGAGGAATCGCGGTGAATACGCGCGGCCACACATCGAGTAGTTACCCGCCCCATAGGAGCCACCGATGACCACGGTCAGCTTGGGCACCCGCGCACAGGCCACGGCGGTAACCATCTTGGCCCCGTGCTTGGCGATTCCGGCGGCCTCGTAGTCGCGGCCCACCATGAATCCGGAGATGTTCTGCAGGAACAGCAGCGGTATGCGCCGCTGATCGCAGAGCTCGATGAAATGCGCTGCTTTCATAGCACTTTCAGCGAACAACACACCGTTGTTCGCAATGATGCCCACTGGATGCCCATGTAGTCGCGCCGTGCCGGTGACCACCGACTTGCCGTACTCTGCCTTGAATTCGGTGAAGGTGCCCCCGTCGACGAGCCGCACAATCACTTCATGTACGTCGTACGGGATACGCGGGTCGGTAGGCACCACGTCGTACAGCGTGCCCGGATCACGTTCCGGAGCAATCGCTTCCACGACCGGCCAGGGCGACTCTGTCCTGGGCGCCAGGGTCGACACAATCCGGCGCACGATGCGCAGCGCGTCCTTGTCGTCGGCGGCCAGATGGTCGGTCACGCCCGAGGTACGCGAGTGTAGGTCACCACCACCGAGCTCCTCCGCGGTCACCACCTCGCCGGTGGCGGCCTTCACCAACGGTGGGCCGCCCAGGAAGATGGTGCCCTGCTTGCGCACGATGACGGCCTCGTCGCTCATCGCGGGCACATACGCACCACCGGCGGTGCAGCTGCCCAGCACCGCGGCAATCTGCGGAATTCCCTTGGCGCTCATGGTGGCCTGGTTGTAGAAAATTCTGCCGAAGTGTTCGCGATCCGGGAAAACCTCGTCCTGTTTGGGCAGGAACGCGCCGCCGGAATCCACCAAATAGATACAAGGCAGCCGGTTCTGCAACGCGACTTCTTGTGCGCGTAGGTGCTTCTTGACCGTCATCGGGTAGTAGGTGCCACCCTTGACCGTCGCGTCATTGGCGGCGATCACGCACTCGCGACCCGCGACGCGGCCGATACCCGCGATCATGCTGGCCCCGGGGGCGTCGTCGTCGTACATACCGTTGGCCGCCAGCGGCGACAACTCCAGAAACGGGCTGCCCGGGTCGAGCAGCGCGTCGACCCGGTCGCGTGGCAGCAGCTTGCCTCGGTCTACGTGTCGTTGCCTGGACTGTTCATTGCCACCGAGCGCCGCATGTGCGAGCCGCTCCCGCAGCTCGGCGACCAGCCGGGCGTGCTCCGCCCTGTTCTGCTCACCAACCAGAGTCATACCCAGCTCCGAAGTTTGAGTTCAGTTAATGACGATTAACTAGGTTTAGGCTAATCTCGATTAACTGTTTTGTCTATAGCGGGCCATGGCGGAGGTTTGATGACCAACCTGATACCCGAGTCGGAAACCCCGAACAAGCGCGAACGCGCCAAGGCCGACCGGCGCGACCAGTTGCTGCGGGCCGCCGCCCGCCTGTTGGCCATGCGCGGCTACGCGCGCGTGCGACTGGAGGACCTGGGCTCCGCGGTAGGCATCAGCGGGCCCGCGATCTACCGGCACTTTCCCAACAAGGAAGCACTCTTGGTGGACCTGCTCACCGACGTCAGCCGTCGACTCTTAGAAGGCGGTATGACCGTCGCCGCGGCGGCGAGCAGCCCGGCAGAGGCCCTCGATGGCCTCATCGATTTTCATCTCGATTTCGCGCTCAACGAGAGCGACCTGATCCGGGTGCAAGACCGTGACCTGGATTCGCTGCCGGAGAACGCGCGTCGCCAGGTACGCCAGTATCAGCGACGTTATGTCGAGGCCTGGGTACAGGTGCTATGCCGCAGCCAGCAAGGCCTTGACGAGTCCGATGCCCGGATCAAGGCACACGCGGCCTTCGGCCTGATGAACTCGACCCCCTACAGCGCGGGCCGGTCGGCGCCCTCACAGACCCGAACGGTGTTGCGGCAGATGGTGGTTGCCGCACTGCGCTCCTAGCTGCGCACCAAGCGGGCGATCGCCGCCGAGGCCTCCGCCAGCTTCTCGTCGGCGTCCGCACCCCCGGAAGCGACGGCGTTGGTGACGCAATGACCGAGGTGCTCATCGAGTAACCCGAGGGCGACGGACCGCAGCGCGCTCTGCGCGGCGCTGATCTGGGTCAGCACGTCGATGCAGTACTTGTCCTCGTCGATCATCTTCGCGATGCCGCGCACCTGTCCCTCGATGCGCAAGAGCCGCTTGGCGTAGTCATCCTTTTTCAGCGAGTAACCGTGTCCGGTCGAAGTCTTGGTGCTCATGTCCCTTTACCCCTTGAGAAGGCCCTGCATCGTGTCGATCTCAGGCTGCTGATTATCGATGATCTGTTGCGCCAACTGCTTTGCTGCAGGGTACTGGCCCCCGGAGAGTTCCGCATTCGACATTGCTATGGCGCCCTGGTGGTGAGCGATCATCGACTGCAGCCACAGCTGGTCGAAGACCTCGCCGTTGAGGGTCTTCATCCGGTCTAGCACCGGTGCGTCCACCATGCCAGGCATGTGCCCCGCCGGGTCGTGTCCCTCAGGCATCAAAGGCTGGTTCCACTGCTTGAGCCACCCGGTAAAGGTGTCGATCTCCGGCTGCTGTGCCGTCTCGATGTTCTTCGCCAGATCCAGTACCGCGGGATTGGCGGTGCGGCCCTCCGTCAGCTTCGACATCTCGACCGCCTGCTGGTGGTGCATGATCATCTGCTGCGCGAACGTCACATCGGCGTCATTGTGGTCCGACACCGGGGCCGCGGCATTGGTATCGAGCGTCGTCGTCATGCCCGACATGCCGGAATGACCCGAATGCTCAGACTTCGCGTCATCCCCCTTGTTGTCCGAGCTACAAGCCGACAGAATCAGCACGGCGGCGGCAGCGCCCGCCAGGATGGCAGTCCGGGTTCGGTTTCGCATGCCACCATGGTAGCCCAGATACCCCCGTAGGGTACGAGGCCCCGCGCGATATACCCCGCGCGGGTACGCCGCCTAGGCGACGGACTCCTCCAACTGCGTCAGTGCGTCCTCCAGGTGCGCGAGGATGCGCTGCAGATGCGGCACGCTCGTGCGGCATCCGGTCAGCCCGAAGTGCATCGATGATCCACTGCTGGTGCACGTGATATTCAACGCCACTCCATCGATCGGAATGGATGCGGGATAGCACCCGTCCATCTCGAACCCGTTCCAGAACATGTCGGTGCGCGGGCCGGGGACGTTAGAAATGATCACGTTGAACGCGGGTGCGGTCCGATCCACCAAGCCAGGAACGGCACCGGTCAACACCGGCGCACCATTGAGAGCTCCCACCAGCATCCGTTGCAGCGGCGTCATCTCCGACAACACCGACTTGGCGGCTTGTACCGAATCCCTGATCGCGCTGAATCGCTCCAGGGGATCGGGCTTATCGGTCGCCAGGTTCGCCAGCAGCGCGGTGATCGAGTTCCCTGCGTTCTGGTCGCCCTCAGCCCGGATCGACACCGGACACATCGCGACCAGCGGCTTGTCGGGCAGTGCGTTCTGTTCCTCGAGATAGGTGCGCAAGGCGCCCCCGCACATGGCCAGCACCACATCGTTGACGGTGCCGCCCAATGCCTTGCCGGCTTCCTTGATCCGCGCCATCGACCAGGTTTGCGCCGCGAACCGTCGCGCCCCTCCGATCGAGACGTTCAACATCGTGTGCGGCGCCGAAAGCGGCTTGACCAGCTGGGGGTCCGAAAGCGCGTGACGCCCGTACTTGAGCAGACCGGGCGGAATCGACACGACCTGTCGCACCGCCCCGGCCGCCCCCTTGACCAAGTCGATGGCCGAGGTGTTGGTCGTACTCACGATGCTGCTCTTGGCGCGCCTCTTGGCCGGGGCCCACACGGCTTGACAGTCGCGTGCGTCGGGGTCGTCCGACAGTGAGCGCATCATCATCCGCAAGGCCCCTACACCGTCGATCACCGCATGGTGCATTTTGGTGTAGACGGCCAGGCGGCCATCTGAAAGCCCTTCCACCACATGCATTTCCCACAGCGGACGGTGCCGGTCCAGCGGCGAGCTATGCCACCGGGAGGTGACGGTCAGCAGCTCACGCACCCGGGCCGGGCGCGGCAGCGCCGAGCGGCGCACGTGGTACTCCCAGTCAACCTCGTCGTCGACGATCCAGGTGAGATTTCCCATCACCGCCAGCGGCTGCCCCGGACGTTTGCGGAAGTCCGATGACACTTCGGTGGTGGACATCAGCTGTTCGTAGAACACCTCGGCATAGTCGGGACCGGCGTCGACGGGCGGTTTGAACAGCTGTAGGCCACCGACGTGGAAGGGATGTTCCCGCGTTTCCCCGATGAGAAACATCGAGTCGCTGACCGGCATGAATGGCATACCGGCCATCATTGCTGCCGACTCACTGTTTTGCGGCGGTTTCGTCACGCCTCTTTTCGCCAGGAAAGGACTGGTCGACGCCTGCGCGATCCGGTTTGCACCGGCGAGGGATACTTAACCCCATGTCAGCCCCGCACAAGCCTGATTCTCTTCGCGCAAGCGGCTCATCGCAGCCCGATATCAAGCCCCGTAGCCGCGACGTCACCGACGGCCTGGAGAAGACCGCCGCCCGCGGAATGCTGCGCGCGGTAGGCATGGGCGACGACGACTGGGTCAAACCGCAGATCGGTGTCGGCTCGTCCTGGAACGAAATCACCCCGTGCAACATGTCGCTGCAACGGCTGGCGCATTCGGTGAAGGACGGCGTGCACGAGGCCGGTGGCTATCCGCTGGAGTTCGGCACCATCTCGGTGTCCGACGGCATCTCCATGGGGCACGAGGGCATGCACTTCTCGCTGGTTTCACGCGAAGTCATCGCCGACAGCGTCGAGACCGTGATGCAGGCCGAGCGCCTCGATGGATCCGTGCTGCTGGCCGGATGCGATAAGTCAATACCCGGAATGCTCATGGCCGCAGCACGTTTGGACTTGGCCTCGGTGTTCTTGTACAACGGCTCGATCATGCCGGGCAAGGCCAAGTTGACCGACGGTACTGAGAAGGAAGTCACCATCATCGACGCCTTCGAGGCGGTCGGCGCCTGCGCGCGCGGGCTGATGTCACGCGAGGACGTTGACATCATCGAACGCGCCATCTGTCCGGGTGAGGGCGCCTGCGGCGGCATGTACACCGCCAACACCATGGCCAGCGCCGCCGAGGCGCTGGGAATGTCCTTGCCGG
It includes:
- a CDS encoding TetR/AcrR family transcriptional regulator, with the translated sequence MTNLIPESETPNKRERAKADRRDQLLRAAARLLAMRGYARVRLEDLGSAVGISGPAIYRHFPNKEALLVDLLTDVSRRLLEGGMTVAAAASSPAEALDGLIDFHLDFALNESDLIRVQDRDLDSLPENARRQVRQYQRRYVEAWVQVLCRSQQGLDESDARIKAHAAFGLMNSTPYSAGRSAPSQTRTVLRQMVVAALRS
- a CDS encoding carboxyl transferase domain-containing protein translates to MTLVGEQNRAEHARLVAELRERLAHAALGGNEQSRQRHVDRGKLLPRDRVDALLDPGSPFLELSPLAANGMYDDDAPGASMIAGIGRVAGRECVIAANDATVKGGTYYPMTVKKHLRAQEVALQNRLPCIYLVDSGGAFLPKQDEVFPDREHFGRIFYNQATMSAKGIPQIAAVLGSCTAGGAYVPAMSDEAVIVRKQGTIFLGGPPLVKAATGEVVTAEELGGGDLHSRTSGVTDHLAADDKDALRIVRRIVSTLAPRTESPWPVVEAIAPERDPGTLYDVVPTDPRIPYDVHEVIVRLVDGGTFTEFKAEYGKSVVTGTARLHGHPVGIIANNGVLFAESAMKAAHFIELCDQRRIPLLFLQNISGFMVGRDYEAAGIAKHGAKMVTAVACARVPKLTVVIGGSYGAGNYSMCGRAYSPRFLWMWPNARISVMGGEQAASVLATVRADQSAASGKKFTEAEQEAFKAPIREQYEQQGNPYYSTARLWDDGVIDPADTRTVLGLALGICANAPLEPVSYGVFRM
- a CDS encoding DUF305 domain-containing protein, whose product is MRNRTRTAILAGAAAAVLILSACSSDNKGDDAKSEHSGHSGMSGMTTTLDTNAAAPVSDHNDADVTFAQQMIMHHQQAVEMSKLTEGRTANPAVLDLAKNIETAQQPEIDTFTGWLKQWNQPLMPEGHDPAGHMPGMVDAPVLDRMKTLNGEVFDQLWLQSMIAHHQGAIAMSNAELSGGQYPAAKQLAQQIIDNQQPEIDTMQGLLKG
- a CDS encoding metal-sensitive transcriptional regulator codes for the protein MSTKTSTGHGYSLKKDDYAKRLLRIEGQVRGIAKMIDEDKYCIDVLTQISAAQSALRSVALGLLDEHLGHCVTNAVASGGADADEKLAEASAAIARLVRS
- a CDS encoding WS/DGAT/MGAT family O-acyltransferase: MMAGMPFMPVSDSMFLIGETREHPFHVGGLQLFKPPVDAGPDYAEVFYEQLMSTTEVSSDFRKRPGQPLAVMGNLTWIVDDEVDWEYHVRRSALPRPARVRELLTVTSRWHSSPLDRHRPLWEMHVVEGLSDGRLAVYTKMHHAVIDGVGALRMMMRSLSDDPDARDCQAVWAPAKRRAKSSIVSTTNTSAIDLVKGAAGAVRQVVSIPPGLLKYGRHALSDPQLVKPLSAPHTMLNVSIGGARRFAAQTWSMARIKEAGKALGGTVNDVVLAMCGGALRTYLEEQNALPDKPLVAMCPVSIRAEGDQNAGNSITALLANLATDKPDPLERFSAIRDSVQAAKSVLSEMTPLQRMLVGALNGAPVLTGAVPGLVDRTAPAFNVIISNVPGPRTDMFWNGFEMDGCYPASIPIDGVALNITCTSSGSSMHFGLTGCRTSVPHLQRILAHLEDALTQLEESVA